The Canis aureus isolate CA01 chromosome 24, VMU_Caureus_v.1.0, whole genome shotgun sequence genome includes a window with the following:
- the SORBS3 gene encoding vinexin isoform X8 has product MARIPGIGRSSASPSLENKEEHERDVALLSRKDPDRGRTEEQLAHPEPSNLDPSMQAPPCSLPAGLSLDDFIPGHLRAHRGSSSRGARFHDPAPRTVCNGYFPQRRDASRHPDPAWYQTWPGPGSRPSGSQKTPASQHPQNWSATWTKDNKRQDKRWVKYEGIGPVDETGMPIAPRSSVDSPRDWYRRMFQQIHRKMPDLQLDWNFEESPKVPSSCAASTDSRHPGPQQRPVARPGQASSLSGRNSSRQRSTGHNAMESGVAHGRSWNPSEEFPRSTFNCNPGAPSSLHQTPKQVPKRQEKADNVWTEDSWNQFLQELETGQKPKKPLVDDPVEKPSQPIEVLLERELAKLSAELDKDLRAIETRQPSPKSSQAPRRSREPRPPARPASAWSTSSPNALYQGSSRPLSPHRMADGASPFLGRRDFVYPSSARDPKATERGASPVRKEEKKRKAARLKFDFQAQSPKELTLKKGDIVYIHKEVDKNWLEGEHHGRLGIFPANYVEVLPADEIPKPIKPPTYQVLEYGEAVAQYTFKGDLEVELSFRKGERICLIRKVNENWYEGRISGTGRQGIFPASYVQVCREPRLRISDDGPQLPASPRLTTTAHLARHSSSPLTPHSPGDPTDWGSRTSPRRTGFSFPTQEPRAQTQGLSTPGSTLSHPGDSSRPLDLGTPTTTTQIHWTPYRAMYQYRPQNEDELELQEGDRVDVMQQCDDGWFVGVSRRTQKFGTFPGNYVAPV; this is encoded by the exons ATGGCCAGGATTCCTGGAATTGGAAGATCTTCAGCTTCACCATCTTTGGAGAACAAGGAAGAACATGAAAGAGATGTGGCCCTTCTTAGTCGAAAGGATCCTGACAG AGGACGCACAGAGGAGCAGCTGGCACACCCGGAACCCTCCAACCTTGACCCAAGCATGCAGGCCCCGCCTTGCAGCCTCCCCGCTGGGCTGAGCCTGGACGACTTCATCCCTGGCCATCTCCGGGCCCACAGAGGGTCATCCTCCCGGGGGGCACGG TTTCATGACCCTGCGCCCAGGACCGTGTGCAATGGGTACTTCCCCCAGAGGAGAGATGCTTCCCGGCACCCAG ACCCTGCTTGGTATCAGACCTGGCCAGGTCCTGGGAGCCGGCCCTCTGGGAGCCAGAAGACCCCTGCCTCCCAGCATCCCCAGAACTGGTCAGCTACGTGGACCAAGGACAACAAGCGTCAGGACAAGCGTTGGGTCAAGTACGAGGGAATCGGGCCTGTGGATGAGACCGGCATGCCTATTGCCCCCCGATCT AGTGTTGATAGCCCCAGGGACTGGTACCGGAGAATGTTCCAGCAGATTCACCGGAAAATGCCAG ACCTGCAGCTGGACTGGAACTTTGAGGAATCACCCAAAG TGCCTTCCTCCTGTGCCGCCTCTACAGACTCAAGGCATCCAGGGCCCCAGCAAAGACCAGTTGCCAGGCCGGGCCAGGCCTCTTCTCTGAGTGG CAGGAACTCATCACGCCAAAGATCCACAGGTCATAATGCGATGGAAAGTGGGGTGGCCCATGG AAGAAGCTGGAACCCCTCCGAAGAGTTTCCTAGAAGTACCTTCAACTGTAATCCTGGAGCACCCTCCTCCTTACACCAGACCCCAAAGCAG GTACCCAAACGCCAAGAGAAAGCAGACAATGTCTGGACGGAAGATTCTTGGAACCAGTTTCTGCAAGAACTAGAAACTGGACAGAAG CCCAAGAAACCACTAGTGGATGACCCTGTTGAGAAGCCCTCCCAGCCCATTGAG GTCTTGCTGGAGAGAGAGCTGGCCAAGCTGAGTGCGGAGCTGGACAAGGACCTGCGGGCCATTGAGACCCGGCAGCCGTCCCCGAAG AGCTCCCAGGCGCCCCGACGGTCCCGGGAGCCGCGGCCCCCAGCGCG CCCGGCCTCCGCCTGGAGCACCAGCTCCCCGAATGCACTTTACCAGGGTTCCTCCCGGCCTCTGAGCCCCCACAGAATGGCGGATGGAGCGAGCCCCTTCCTAGGTCGTAGGGACTTTGTCTACCCTTCGTCGGCCCGAG ACCCTAAGGCCACTGAACGCGGGGCCAGCCCAgtcaggaaggaagagaagaag aggAAAGCTGCCAGACTCAAGTTTGACTTCCAGGCACAGTCCCCCAA GGAGCTGACTCTGAAGAAGGGTGATATTGTCTACATCCACAAGGAGGTGGACAAGAACTGGCTGGAGGGGGAACACCATGGCCGCCTGGGCATCTTCCCTGCTAATTATGTGGAG GTGCTGCCTGCAGATGAGATCCCTAAGCCCATCAAGCCCCCCACCTACCAGGTGCTGGAGTATGGAGAAGCTGTGGCCCAGTACACTTTCAAGGGGGATCTGGAGGTGGAGCTGTCCTTCCGCAAG GGGGAGCGCATCTGCCTCATCCGCAAGGTGAATGAGAACTGGTACGAGGGGCGTATCTCAGGCACCGGGCGCCAGGGCATCTTCCCTGCCAGCTACGTGCAGGTGTGCCGTGAGCCCCGGCTCCGGATCAGTGACGATGGTCCCCAGCTCCCCGCGTCACCGCGCCTGACCACCACCGCCCATCTGGCTCGGCACTCCAGCTCCCCATTGACACCACACAGCCCAGGTGATCCCACCGACTGGGGGAGCCGGACCTCCCCCCGCCGCACTGgcttctccttccccacccaggagcccagagcccagaccCAG GGTCTCAGCACCCCTGGGTCAACTCTGTCCCATCCTGGAGACTCCAGCCGTCCCCTGGACCTGGggacccccaccaccaccactcagaTACACTGGACCCC GTATCGGGCGATGTACCAGTACAGGCCCCAGAATGAGGATGAGCTGGAGCTACAGGAGGGGGATCGGGTGGATGTCATGCAGCAGTGTGACGACGGCTGGTTTGTGG
- the SORBS3 gene encoding vinexin isoform X1: MARIPGIGRSSASPSLENKEEHERDVALLSRKDPDRGRTEEQLAHPEPSNLDPSMQAPPCSLPAGLSLDDFIPGHLRAHRGSSSRGARVPVIRNGGSNTLNFQFHDPAPRTVCNGYFPQRRDASRHPDPAWYQTWPGPGSRPSGSQKTPASQHPQNWSATWTKDNKRQDKRWVKYEGIGPVDETGMPIAPRSSVDSPRDWYRRMFQQIHRKMPDLQLDWNFEESPKVPSSCAASTDSRHPGPQQRPVARPGQASSLSGRNSSRQRSTGHNAMESGVAHGRSWNPSEEFPRSTFNCNPGAPSSLHQTPKQVPKRQEKADNVWTEDSWNQFLQELETGQKPKKPLVDDPVEKPSQPIEVLLERELAKLSAELDKDLRAIETRQPSPKSSQAPRRSREPRPPARPASAWSTSSPNALYQGSSRPLSPHRMADGASPFLGRRDFVYPSSARDPKATERGASPVRKEEKKRKAARLKFDFQAQSPKELTLKKGDIVYIHKEVDKNWLEGEHHGRLGIFPANYVEVLPADEIPKPIKPPTYQVLEYGEAVAQYTFKGDLEVELSFRKGERICLIRKVNENWYEGRISGTGRQGIFPASYVQVCREPRLRISDDGPQLPASPRLTTTAHLARHSSSPLTPHSPGDPTDWGSRTSPRRTGFSFPTQEPRAQTQGLSTPGSTLSHPGDSSRPLDLGTPTTTTQIHWTPYRAMYQYRPQNEDELELQEGDRVDVMQQCDDGWFVGVSRRTQKFGTFPGNYVAPV; this comes from the exons ATGGCCAGGATTCCTGGAATTGGAAGATCTTCAGCTTCACCATCTTTGGAGAACAAGGAAGAACATGAAAGAGATGTGGCCCTTCTTAGTCGAAAGGATCCTGACAG AGGACGCACAGAGGAGCAGCTGGCACACCCGGAACCCTCCAACCTTGACCCAAGCATGCAGGCCCCGCCTTGCAGCCTCCCCGCTGGGCTGAGCCTGGACGACTTCATCCCTGGCCATCTCCGGGCCCACAGAGGGTCATCCTCCCGGGGGGCACGG GTGCCTGTGATCCGGAATGGTGGCTCCAACACCCTTAATTTCCAGTTTCATGACCCTGCGCCCAGGACCGTGTGCAATGGGTACTTCCCCCAGAGGAGAGATGCTTCCCGGCACCCAG ACCCTGCTTGGTATCAGACCTGGCCAGGTCCTGGGAGCCGGCCCTCTGGGAGCCAGAAGACCCCTGCCTCCCAGCATCCCCAGAACTGGTCAGCTACGTGGACCAAGGACAACAAGCGTCAGGACAAGCGTTGGGTCAAGTACGAGGGAATCGGGCCTGTGGATGAGACCGGCATGCCTATTGCCCCCCGATCT AGTGTTGATAGCCCCAGGGACTGGTACCGGAGAATGTTCCAGCAGATTCACCGGAAAATGCCAG ACCTGCAGCTGGACTGGAACTTTGAGGAATCACCCAAAG TGCCTTCCTCCTGTGCCGCCTCTACAGACTCAAGGCATCCAGGGCCCCAGCAAAGACCAGTTGCCAGGCCGGGCCAGGCCTCTTCTCTGAGTGG CAGGAACTCATCACGCCAAAGATCCACAGGTCATAATGCGATGGAAAGTGGGGTGGCCCATGG AAGAAGCTGGAACCCCTCCGAAGAGTTTCCTAGAAGTACCTTCAACTGTAATCCTGGAGCACCCTCCTCCTTACACCAGACCCCAAAGCAG GTACCCAAACGCCAAGAGAAAGCAGACAATGTCTGGACGGAAGATTCTTGGAACCAGTTTCTGCAAGAACTAGAAACTGGACAGAAG CCCAAGAAACCACTAGTGGATGACCCTGTTGAGAAGCCCTCCCAGCCCATTGAG GTCTTGCTGGAGAGAGAGCTGGCCAAGCTGAGTGCGGAGCTGGACAAGGACCTGCGGGCCATTGAGACCCGGCAGCCGTCCCCGAAG AGCTCCCAGGCGCCCCGACGGTCCCGGGAGCCGCGGCCCCCAGCGCG CCCGGCCTCCGCCTGGAGCACCAGCTCCCCGAATGCACTTTACCAGGGTTCCTCCCGGCCTCTGAGCCCCCACAGAATGGCGGATGGAGCGAGCCCCTTCCTAGGTCGTAGGGACTTTGTCTACCCTTCGTCGGCCCGAG ACCCTAAGGCCACTGAACGCGGGGCCAGCCCAgtcaggaaggaagagaagaag aggAAAGCTGCCAGACTCAAGTTTGACTTCCAGGCACAGTCCCCCAA GGAGCTGACTCTGAAGAAGGGTGATATTGTCTACATCCACAAGGAGGTGGACAAGAACTGGCTGGAGGGGGAACACCATGGCCGCCTGGGCATCTTCCCTGCTAATTATGTGGAG GTGCTGCCTGCAGATGAGATCCCTAAGCCCATCAAGCCCCCCACCTACCAGGTGCTGGAGTATGGAGAAGCTGTGGCCCAGTACACTTTCAAGGGGGATCTGGAGGTGGAGCTGTCCTTCCGCAAG GGGGAGCGCATCTGCCTCATCCGCAAGGTGAATGAGAACTGGTACGAGGGGCGTATCTCAGGCACCGGGCGCCAGGGCATCTTCCCTGCCAGCTACGTGCAGGTGTGCCGTGAGCCCCGGCTCCGGATCAGTGACGATGGTCCCCAGCTCCCCGCGTCACCGCGCCTGACCACCACCGCCCATCTGGCTCGGCACTCCAGCTCCCCATTGACACCACACAGCCCAGGTGATCCCACCGACTGGGGGAGCCGGACCTCCCCCCGCCGCACTGgcttctccttccccacccaggagcccagagcccagaccCAG GGTCTCAGCACCCCTGGGTCAACTCTGTCCCATCCTGGAGACTCCAGCCGTCCCCTGGACCTGGggacccccaccaccaccactcagaTACACTGGACCCC GTATCGGGCGATGTACCAGTACAGGCCCCAGAATGAGGATGAGCTGGAGCTACAGGAGGGGGATCGGGTGGATGTCATGCAGCAGTGTGACGACGGCTGGTTTGTGG
- the SORBS3 gene encoding vinexin isoform X14, translating to MQAPPCSLPAGLSLDDFIPGHLRAHRGSSSRGARVPVIRNGGSNTLNFQFHDPAPRTVCNGYFPQRRDASRHPDPAWYQTWPGPGSRPSGSQKTPASQHPQNWSATWTKDNKRQDKRWVKYEGIGPVDETGMPIAPRSSVDSPRDWYRRMFQQIHRKMPDLQLDWNFEESPKVPSSCAASTDSRHPGPQQRPVARPGQASSLSGRNSSRQRSTGHNAMESGVAHGRSWNPSEEFPRSTFNCNPGAPSSLHQTPKQVPKRQEKADNVWTEDSWNQFLQELETGQKPKKPLVDDPVEKPSQPIEVLLERELAKLSAELDKDLRAIETRQPSPKSSQAPRRSREPRPPARPASAWSTSSPNALYQGSSRPLSPHRMADGASPFLGRRDFVYPSSARDPKATERGASPVRKEEKKRKAARLKFDFQAQSPKELTLKKGDIVYIHKEVDKNWLEGEHHGRLGIFPANYVEVLPADEIPKPIKPPTYQVLEYGEAVAQYTFKGDLEVELSFRKGERICLIRKVNENWYEGRISGTGRQGIFPASYVQVCREPRLRISDDGPQLPASPRLTTTAHLARHSSSPLTPHSPGDPTDWGSRTSPRRTGFSFPTQEPRAQTQGLSTPGSTLSHPGDSSRPLDLGTPTTTTQIHWTPYRAMYQYRPQNEDELELQEGDRVDVMQQCDDGWFVGVSRRTQKFGTFPGNYVAPV from the exons ATGCAGGCCCCGCCTTGCAGCCTCCCCGCTGGGCTGAGCCTGGACGACTTCATCCCTGGCCATCTCCGGGCCCACAGAGGGTCATCCTCCCGGGGGGCACGG GTGCCTGTGATCCGGAATGGTGGCTCCAACACCCTTAATTTCCAGTTTCATGACCCTGCGCCCAGGACCGTGTGCAATGGGTACTTCCCCCAGAGGAGAGATGCTTCCCGGCACCCAG ACCCTGCTTGGTATCAGACCTGGCCAGGTCCTGGGAGCCGGCCCTCTGGGAGCCAGAAGACCCCTGCCTCCCAGCATCCCCAGAACTGGTCAGCTACGTGGACCAAGGACAACAAGCGTCAGGACAAGCGTTGGGTCAAGTACGAGGGAATCGGGCCTGTGGATGAGACCGGCATGCCTATTGCCCCCCGATCT AGTGTTGATAGCCCCAGGGACTGGTACCGGAGAATGTTCCAGCAGATTCACCGGAAAATGCCAG ACCTGCAGCTGGACTGGAACTTTGAGGAATCACCCAAAG TGCCTTCCTCCTGTGCCGCCTCTACAGACTCAAGGCATCCAGGGCCCCAGCAAAGACCAGTTGCCAGGCCGGGCCAGGCCTCTTCTCTGAGTGG CAGGAACTCATCACGCCAAAGATCCACAGGTCATAATGCGATGGAAAGTGGGGTGGCCCATGG AAGAAGCTGGAACCCCTCCGAAGAGTTTCCTAGAAGTACCTTCAACTGTAATCCTGGAGCACCCTCCTCCTTACACCAGACCCCAAAGCAG GTACCCAAACGCCAAGAGAAAGCAGACAATGTCTGGACGGAAGATTCTTGGAACCAGTTTCTGCAAGAACTAGAAACTGGACAGAAG CCCAAGAAACCACTAGTGGATGACCCTGTTGAGAAGCCCTCCCAGCCCATTGAG GTCTTGCTGGAGAGAGAGCTGGCCAAGCTGAGTGCGGAGCTGGACAAGGACCTGCGGGCCATTGAGACCCGGCAGCCGTCCCCGAAG AGCTCCCAGGCGCCCCGACGGTCCCGGGAGCCGCGGCCCCCAGCGCG CCCGGCCTCCGCCTGGAGCACCAGCTCCCCGAATGCACTTTACCAGGGTTCCTCCCGGCCTCTGAGCCCCCACAGAATGGCGGATGGAGCGAGCCCCTTCCTAGGTCGTAGGGACTTTGTCTACCCTTCGTCGGCCCGAG ACCCTAAGGCCACTGAACGCGGGGCCAGCCCAgtcaggaaggaagagaagaag aggAAAGCTGCCAGACTCAAGTTTGACTTCCAGGCACAGTCCCCCAA GGAGCTGACTCTGAAGAAGGGTGATATTGTCTACATCCACAAGGAGGTGGACAAGAACTGGCTGGAGGGGGAACACCATGGCCGCCTGGGCATCTTCCCTGCTAATTATGTGGAG GTGCTGCCTGCAGATGAGATCCCTAAGCCCATCAAGCCCCCCACCTACCAGGTGCTGGAGTATGGAGAAGCTGTGGCCCAGTACACTTTCAAGGGGGATCTGGAGGTGGAGCTGTCCTTCCGCAAG GGGGAGCGCATCTGCCTCATCCGCAAGGTGAATGAGAACTGGTACGAGGGGCGTATCTCAGGCACCGGGCGCCAGGGCATCTTCCCTGCCAGCTACGTGCAGGTGTGCCGTGAGCCCCGGCTCCGGATCAGTGACGATGGTCCCCAGCTCCCCGCGTCACCGCGCCTGACCACCACCGCCCATCTGGCTCGGCACTCCAGCTCCCCATTGACACCACACAGCCCAGGTGATCCCACCGACTGGGGGAGCCGGACCTCCCCCCGCCGCACTGgcttctccttccccacccaggagcccagagcccagaccCAG GGTCTCAGCACCCCTGGGTCAACTCTGTCCCATCCTGGAGACTCCAGCCGTCCCCTGGACCTGGggacccccaccaccaccactcagaTACACTGGACCCC GTATCGGGCGATGTACCAGTACAGGCCCCAGAATGAGGATGAGCTGGAGCTACAGGAGGGGGATCGGGTGGATGTCATGCAGCAGTGTGACGACGGCTGGTTTGTGG
- the SORBS3 gene encoding vinexin isoform X10: MARIPGIGRSSASPSLENKEEHERDVALLSRKDPDRGRTEEQLAHPEPSNLDPSMQAPPCSLPAGLSLDDFIPGHLRAHRGSSSRGARVPVIRNGGSNTLNFQFHDPAPRTVCNGYFPQRRDASRHPDPAWYQTWPGPGSRPSGSQKTPASQHPQNWSATWTKDNKRQDKRWVKYEGIGPVDETGMPIAPRSSVDSPRDWYRRMFQQIHRKMPDLQLDWNFEESPKVPSSCAASTDSRHPGPQQRPVARPGQASSLSGSWNPSEEFPRSTFNCNPGAPSSLHQTPKQVPKRQEKADNVWTEDSWNQFLQELETGQKPKKPLVDDPVEKPSQPIEVLLERELAKLSAELDKDLRAIETRQPSPKSSQAPRRSREPRPPARPASAWSTSSPNALYQGSSRPLSPHRMADGASPFLGRRDFVYPSSARDPKATERGASPVRKEEKKRKAARLKFDFQAQSPKELTLKKGDIVYIHKEVDKNWLEGEHHGRLGIFPANYVEVLPADEIPKPIKPPTYQVLEYGEAVAQYTFKGDLEVELSFRKGERICLIRKVNENWYEGRISGTGRQGIFPASYVQVCREPRLRISDDGPQLPASPRLTTTAHLARHSSSPLTPHSPGDPTDWGSRTSPRRTGFSFPTQEPRAQTQGLSTPGSTLSHPGDSSRPLDLGTPTTTTQIHWTPYRAMYQYRPQNEDELELQEGDRVDVMQQCDDGWFVGVSRRTQKFGTFPGNYVAPV; this comes from the exons ATGGCCAGGATTCCTGGAATTGGAAGATCTTCAGCTTCACCATCTTTGGAGAACAAGGAAGAACATGAAAGAGATGTGGCCCTTCTTAGTCGAAAGGATCCTGACAG AGGACGCACAGAGGAGCAGCTGGCACACCCGGAACCCTCCAACCTTGACCCAAGCATGCAGGCCCCGCCTTGCAGCCTCCCCGCTGGGCTGAGCCTGGACGACTTCATCCCTGGCCATCTCCGGGCCCACAGAGGGTCATCCTCCCGGGGGGCACGG GTGCCTGTGATCCGGAATGGTGGCTCCAACACCCTTAATTTCCAGTTTCATGACCCTGCGCCCAGGACCGTGTGCAATGGGTACTTCCCCCAGAGGAGAGATGCTTCCCGGCACCCAG ACCCTGCTTGGTATCAGACCTGGCCAGGTCCTGGGAGCCGGCCCTCTGGGAGCCAGAAGACCCCTGCCTCCCAGCATCCCCAGAACTGGTCAGCTACGTGGACCAAGGACAACAAGCGTCAGGACAAGCGTTGGGTCAAGTACGAGGGAATCGGGCCTGTGGATGAGACCGGCATGCCTATTGCCCCCCGATCT AGTGTTGATAGCCCCAGGGACTGGTACCGGAGAATGTTCCAGCAGATTCACCGGAAAATGCCAG ACCTGCAGCTGGACTGGAACTTTGAGGAATCACCCAAAG TGCCTTCCTCCTGTGCCGCCTCTACAGACTCAAGGCATCCAGGGCCCCAGCAAAGACCAGTTGCCAGGCCGGGCCAGGCCTCTTCTCTGAGTGG AAGCTGGAACCCCTCCGAAGAGTTTCCTAGAAGTACCTTCAACTGTAATCCTGGAGCACCCTCCTCCTTACACCAGACCCCAAAGCAG GTACCCAAACGCCAAGAGAAAGCAGACAATGTCTGGACGGAAGATTCTTGGAACCAGTTTCTGCAAGAACTAGAAACTGGACAGAAG CCCAAGAAACCACTAGTGGATGACCCTGTTGAGAAGCCCTCCCAGCCCATTGAG GTCTTGCTGGAGAGAGAGCTGGCCAAGCTGAGTGCGGAGCTGGACAAGGACCTGCGGGCCATTGAGACCCGGCAGCCGTCCCCGAAG AGCTCCCAGGCGCCCCGACGGTCCCGGGAGCCGCGGCCCCCAGCGCG CCCGGCCTCCGCCTGGAGCACCAGCTCCCCGAATGCACTTTACCAGGGTTCCTCCCGGCCTCTGAGCCCCCACAGAATGGCGGATGGAGCGAGCCCCTTCCTAGGTCGTAGGGACTTTGTCTACCCTTCGTCGGCCCGAG ACCCTAAGGCCACTGAACGCGGGGCCAGCCCAgtcaggaaggaagagaagaag aggAAAGCTGCCAGACTCAAGTTTGACTTCCAGGCACAGTCCCCCAA GGAGCTGACTCTGAAGAAGGGTGATATTGTCTACATCCACAAGGAGGTGGACAAGAACTGGCTGGAGGGGGAACACCATGGCCGCCTGGGCATCTTCCCTGCTAATTATGTGGAG GTGCTGCCTGCAGATGAGATCCCTAAGCCCATCAAGCCCCCCACCTACCAGGTGCTGGAGTATGGAGAAGCTGTGGCCCAGTACACTTTCAAGGGGGATCTGGAGGTGGAGCTGTCCTTCCGCAAG GGGGAGCGCATCTGCCTCATCCGCAAGGTGAATGAGAACTGGTACGAGGGGCGTATCTCAGGCACCGGGCGCCAGGGCATCTTCCCTGCCAGCTACGTGCAGGTGTGCCGTGAGCCCCGGCTCCGGATCAGTGACGATGGTCCCCAGCTCCCCGCGTCACCGCGCCTGACCACCACCGCCCATCTGGCTCGGCACTCCAGCTCCCCATTGACACCACACAGCCCAGGTGATCCCACCGACTGGGGGAGCCGGACCTCCCCCCGCCGCACTGgcttctccttccccacccaggagcccagagcccagaccCAG GGTCTCAGCACCCCTGGGTCAACTCTGTCCCATCCTGGAGACTCCAGCCGTCCCCTGGACCTGGggacccccaccaccaccactcagaTACACTGGACCCC GTATCGGGCGATGTACCAGTACAGGCCCCAGAATGAGGATGAGCTGGAGCTACAGGAGGGGGATCGGGTGGATGTCATGCAGCAGTGTGACGACGGCTGGTTTGTGG